In one window of Maribacter sp. BPC-D8 DNA:
- a CDS encoding NAD(P)H-dependent oxidoreductase: MKKVLILFAHPKYEKSRANMVLVNHIKNKEGVTFHDLYEEYPDFHIDVPFEKKLLEEHDVIIWHHPMYWYSCPPLLKQWIDMVLEFNWAYGPNGKALSSKICLNAITTGGSKELYCIQGINSYTITEFLRPFEQTANLCLMNYHKPFTVMGTYKLTDEELEVYGAQYSSFIDGLQT; the protein is encoded by the coding sequence ATGAAGAAAGTTCTAATTTTATTTGCTCACCCTAAGTACGAAAAATCAAGAGCGAATATGGTTTTAGTAAATCATATTAAAAATAAAGAGGGCGTTACTTTTCATGACTTGTATGAAGAGTATCCAGATTTTCATATAGATGTACCTTTCGAAAAGAAATTATTAGAAGAGCATGATGTTATTATATGGCATCATCCTATGTATTGGTACAGCTGTCCGCCACTATTAAAACAATGGATCGATATGGTGCTGGAATTTAATTGGGCTTACGGGCCAAATGGAAAGGCTTTATCTTCTAAAATCTGCTTAAACGCTATCACCACTGGTGGAAGTAAAGAATTATATTGTATCCAAGGAATCAATAGCTACACCATAACAGAGTTTTTAAGACCTTTTGAACAAACTGCTAATTTATGTTTAATGAACTATCACAAACCTTTTACTGTGATGGGTACATACAAATTAACAGATGAAGAACTAGAGGTTTATGGAGCACAATACAGTTCATTTATAGACGGACTACAAACTTAA
- a CDS encoding MarC family protein, whose product MNDLITFSIAVFTGFFAITNPISNMTVFLSLTQGADEKTKADINKRANIIAFIIVLVFVLLGKYIFELFNISIPAFKITGGILIFYIGFDMLQSKQSSVKNIKHVNIDENIAVSPLAIPILAGPGTIVTAMNFVSSAQPVQITIVIAIFAFMSLLTYFTFRLSNLIVRLVGYNVISVIGKIMGLIIAIIGTGMIIEGIKISFDLVTN is encoded by the coding sequence ATGAATGATTTAATTACGTTTTCTATTGCTGTTTTTACTGGCTTTTTTGCCATTACAAACCCAATATCTAACATGACCGTTTTTCTGTCTTTAACCCAAGGGGCAGATGAAAAAACCAAAGCTGATATCAATAAAAGAGCCAATATTATTGCTTTTATAATTGTATTGGTATTTGTACTACTCGGAAAATATATTTTTGAGTTGTTCAATATTAGTATTCCTGCATTTAAAATTACAGGTGGTATCTTAATATTTTATATTGGTTTTGACATGCTACAATCAAAACAGTCTAGTGTCAAGAATATTAAACATGTAAATATTGATGAAAACATTGCGGTTTCGCCATTGGCTATTCCTATTCTAGCTGGTCCTGGTACGATTGTTACGGCTATGAACTTTGTATCAAGTGCGCAACCGGTTCAAATAACTATAGTAATTGCGATTTTCGCTTTCATGAGTTTACTAACCTATTTTACTTTTAGATTAAGTAACTTAATTGTTAGGCTTGTAGGCTACAATGTTATTTCAGTGATCGGTAAAATTATGGGTTTAATCATAGCCATTATTGGTACAGGTATGATTATAGAAGGAATAAAAATTTCTTTTGATTTAGTTACTAATTAA
- a CDS encoding bifunctional aspartate transaminase/aspartate 4-decarboxylase — MKKQEEVELNTLSPFEVKDTLIKLAKSNHQHSMINAGRGNPNWIATKPRDAFFQLGLFGLEESKRQFQELDGFGGITDKDGITKRFQAYLALNKNVIGLRYLNDLFQFAVANYGIDSDDLMFEWVNGIIGNNYPEPGRMLKHSETIAHAYLMKEMSAGATPPESKYDVFATEGGTAAMVYIFNSLKANKFLKAGNTIAIGTPIFTPYFEMPALKDYDLKMVLINADENDNWQIPDSEIDKLKDTKVKAFFLVNPSNPPSVKLSEPTLDKIAKIAKDREDLILLTDDVYGSFTENFTSLAIKAPESTILVYSYSKYFGATGWRLGVIALNENNNFDKMLAKLPEEDKAELRERYETISLNPDGIKMIDRFVADSRSVALNHTAGLSTPQQIQMSLFSLATLIDTENKYKKDVKKLVRNRYDKLYKDLPGKPLISEDNKNAAYYYTLVDFLNLARDKYNEAFSKWVGENYNALDPVIRLAEEESIVAMPGGGFDGPDWTIRFSLANSYAEDFEKISILINDILDEYYNEYQSK, encoded by the coding sequence ATGAAAAAACAAGAAGAAGTAGAACTTAATACGTTAAGTCCGTTTGAAGTAAAAGATACACTAATAAAACTAGCAAAATCAAATCATCAGCATTCCATGATTAATGCGGGTAGAGGTAATCCAAACTGGATTGCAACAAAGCCTAGAGATGCCTTTTTTCAACTTGGTTTATTTGGTTTAGAAGAAAGCAAAAGACAATTTCAGGAACTAGATGGTTTTGGTGGAATCACAGATAAAGATGGTATTACAAAAAGATTTCAAGCATATTTAGCTTTAAATAAAAATGTTATTGGATTACGTTATTTAAATGACTTATTTCAATTTGCTGTGGCTAATTATGGTATAGATTCAGACGATTTAATGTTTGAATGGGTTAATGGTATTATTGGAAATAATTATCCAGAACCAGGACGCATGTTAAAGCATTCTGAAACTATTGCTCATGCTTATTTAATGAAAGAAATGAGCGCAGGAGCAACGCCTCCAGAATCAAAATATGATGTATTTGCTACAGAAGGTGGTACAGCTGCTATGGTTTACATATTCAATTCTTTAAAAGCAAACAAGTTTTTAAAAGCAGGAAATACCATTGCTATTGGGACGCCTATTTTTACGCCTTATTTTGAAATGCCAGCGTTAAAAGATTACGATTTAAAAATGGTCTTGATTAATGCAGACGAAAACGATAACTGGCAAATTCCAGATTCTGAAATCGATAAACTAAAGGATACCAAAGTAAAAGCATTCTTTTTAGTGAATCCAAGTAATCCGCCATCAGTAAAACTAAGTGAGCCTACGTTAGATAAAATTGCCAAAATAGCAAAAGATAGAGAAGACTTGATTTTATTGACTGATGACGTTTATGGATCGTTTACAGAGAACTTTACATCACTAGCAATTAAAGCTCCAGAGAGTACCATTCTAGTGTATTCTTATTCAAAATATTTTGGAGCTACAGGTTGGAGACTTGGAGTAATAGCATTAAATGAAAATAATAATTTTGATAAAATGTTAGCCAAACTTCCTGAGGAAGATAAAGCAGAATTAAGAGAAAGATATGAAACTATTTCATTAAATCCAGATGGTATAAAAATGATAGATCGTTTTGTTGCTGATAGTCGCAGTGTAGCTTTAAATCACACTGCTGGTTTATCTACACCACAACAAATTCAAATGTCTTTATTCTCTTTAGCAACTTTAATTGATACTGAAAACAAGTATAAAAAAGATGTAAAAAAATTGGTTAGAAATAGATATGATAAGCTCTATAAAGACCTACCTGGTAAACCATTAATATCTGAAGATAATAAGAATGCAGCATATTATTACACTTTGGTAGATTTCTTAAATTTAGCTAGAGATAAATACAATGAAGCGTTTAGTAAATGGGTTGGCGAGAATTATAACGCTTTAGATCCAGTAATTCGTTTGGCTGAAGAAGAGTCTATTGTAGCTATGCCAGGTGGTGGTTTTGACGGTCCCGATTGGACTATTAGATTCTCTCTAGCAAACTCTTACGCAGAAGATTTTGAGAAAATAAGTATTCTGATTAATGATATTCTAGATGAGTATTATAACGAATACCAAAGCAAATAG